The Rhodococcus sp. X156 genome window below encodes:
- a CDS encoding LytR C-terminal domain-containing protein → MSANPKPPHPPMRVLGMFLVILAVALVGVGVLISGGSQDNAAAPAPATSAPALTTSPEATTPAPPSTTTPEPATTTPPPSTTPLATPASSQVGVQVLNNTTTRGLADRAAQQLRGAGWDVAKVGNYPGGIVPSTVVYFRPGTDEQAAATRLAGTLGASAQPRPSGFATFGDGLIVVLASDYDG, encoded by the coding sequence GTGAGCGCCAACCCCAAGCCCCCGCACCCGCCGATGCGGGTCCTCGGGATGTTCCTGGTCATCCTGGCGGTGGCCCTGGTCGGCGTCGGCGTGCTGATCAGCGGTGGCTCGCAGGACAACGCCGCCGCCCCGGCCCCTGCCACGTCGGCGCCGGCGCTGACCACCTCGCCGGAGGCCACCACTCCCGCCCCGCCGAGCACCACCACGCCGGAGCCCGCGACCACCACACCGCCCCCGAGCACCACCCCCTTGGCCACGCCCGCCTCCAGCCAGGTGGGCGTGCAGGTGCTCAACAACACCACCACCCGTGGGCTCGCCGACCGGGCCGCCCAGCAGCTGCGCGGCGCGGGCTGGGACGTGGCCAAGGTGGGCAACTACCCGGGTGGGATCGTGCCCAGCACGGTGGTCTACTTCCGTCCCGGCACCGACGAGCAGGCTGCGGCGACCAGGCTGGCCGGCACCCTGGGCGCCAGCGCCCAGCCTCGGCCCTCCGGCTTCGCCACCTTCGGCGACGGGCTGATCGTGGTGCTCGCCTCCGACTACGACGGTTGA
- the glp gene encoding gephyrin-like molybdotransferase Glp — MRTVSEHQKVVAGLLTRPAPVQVPLEQAAGRALAADLVAARPLPAFDNSAMDGYAVRAEDVAGAGAEHPVVLPVAEDVPAGRVDGPPLAPGTAHRIMTGAPMPAGADAVVQVEATDGGTTTVTIRESREPGKHVRSAGEDVRAGDTALPAGVVLGSAQLGLVAALGEPTVAVVPPLRVLVLSTGSELVEPGQPLQHGQIHESNGIMLASAVRAAGADAEQLHFVADDVTAFHAALQPRLAEVDLVITSGGVSAGAYEVVKDALTGQGVEFVKVAMQPGMPQGAGRLDGVPVVTLPGNPVSSLVSFEVFLRPAIRSAMGLPPGRHVVRARLSEPLDSPAGRRQFRRGVLDRATGTVHAMGPPASHFLRWMATSNCLLDLPEDAVHLAEGTEVDAWLID; from the coding sequence GTGCGCACCGTCTCCGAACACCAGAAGGTCGTCGCCGGGCTGCTGACCCGCCCCGCCCCGGTGCAGGTTCCGCTCGAGCAGGCGGCCGGCCGAGCGCTGGCCGCCGACCTGGTGGCGGCCCGGCCGCTGCCCGCCTTCGACAACTCCGCGATGGACGGCTACGCCGTGCGCGCCGAGGACGTCGCCGGGGCCGGGGCCGAGCACCCGGTGGTCCTGCCGGTGGCCGAGGACGTGCCCGCCGGCCGGGTGGACGGCCCGCCGCTGGCCCCCGGCACCGCTCACCGCATCATGACCGGCGCCCCGATGCCCGCGGGCGCCGACGCGGTGGTGCAGGTGGAGGCCACCGACGGTGGCACCACCACCGTGACCATCCGGGAGAGCCGGGAGCCGGGCAAGCACGTCCGCTCCGCCGGGGAGGACGTGCGCGCCGGCGACACGGCGCTGCCCGCAGGCGTGGTGCTCGGCTCGGCCCAGCTGGGCCTGGTCGCCGCGCTCGGCGAGCCCACCGTCGCGGTGGTGCCGCCGCTGCGGGTGCTGGTGCTGTCCACCGGTTCGGAGCTGGTGGAGCCCGGGCAGCCGCTGCAGCACGGCCAGATCCACGAGTCCAACGGCATCATGCTGGCCAGCGCGGTGCGCGCGGCCGGCGCCGATGCCGAGCAGCTGCACTTCGTCGCCGACGACGTCACCGCCTTCCACGCGGCGCTGCAGCCGCGGCTGGCCGAGGTGGACCTGGTGATCACCTCCGGGGGCGTGAGCGCCGGCGCCTACGAGGTGGTCAAGGACGCGCTCACCGGCCAGGGCGTGGAGTTCGTGAAGGTGGCCATGCAGCCGGGCATGCCGCAGGGCGCTGGCCGCCTCGACGGGGTGCCGGTGGTGACCCTGCCCGGCAACCCGGTGAGCTCGCTGGTGTCCTTCGAGGTGTTCCTGCGGCCGGCCATCCGGTCCGCCATGGGGCTGCCGCCCGGCCGGCACGTGGTCCGGGCGCGGCTGAGCGAGCCGCTGGACTCCCCCGCCGGCAGGCGCCAGTTCCGCCGGGGCGTGCTCGACCGGGCCACCGGGACCGTGCACGCGATGGGTCCGCCGGCGTCGCACTTCCTGCGCTGGATGGCGACGTCGAACTGCCTGCTCGACCTGCCCGAGGACGCCGTGCACCTGGCGGAGGGCACCGAGGTCGACGCCTGGCTGATCGACTAG
- a CDS encoding EAL domain-containing protein produces MHSSGVLTPLERVLADGHLAPVYQPLVRLDSFEPVGFEALARGPVGTELANPAELFGAARAEQRLAELDSACMAAACAGAAEAGLTAPWTLFVNVEPEVADDVVLPTASAAGEDAQPVRIVVELTERALAADPAAVLRLVDRIRARGWGIALDDVGANTETLALLPLVQPDVIKLDLSLIQGKPTARIARVFNAVAAEAERSGGIVLAEGIETETHLRAALALGAQLGQGWYFGRPGPLPAELPAAPSVPVHVRRRPVVDPTSLTSFELAALERPVRTSTKDLLVEVCKHLERQAADVGEACILLAAFQSADRFTEHTKKRYSQLVDGAAYIGVLGVDMPDHVVPGVRGVALDPDDPLALEWDVVVVGPHFAGVLVARDTPDGRDGAEHVLEYVLSYDRDLAITIATGLMARMQP; encoded by the coding sequence ATGCACAGCTCCGGAGTCCTGACGCCCCTGGAACGGGTCCTGGCCGACGGGCACCTGGCGCCGGTCTACCAACCCCTCGTCCGGCTGGACAGCTTCGAGCCGGTGGGCTTCGAGGCTCTCGCCCGCGGGCCGGTGGGCACCGAGCTGGCCAACCCCGCGGAGCTGTTCGGCGCCGCCCGGGCCGAGCAGCGCCTGGCCGAGCTGGACTCCGCCTGCATGGCGGCCGCGTGCGCCGGGGCCGCCGAGGCGGGGCTCACCGCCCCGTGGACGTTGTTCGTCAACGTGGAGCCCGAGGTCGCCGACGACGTGGTGCTGCCCACCGCGAGCGCCGCCGGCGAGGACGCCCAGCCGGTCCGCATCGTGGTCGAGCTGACCGAGCGTGCCCTGGCCGCCGACCCCGCCGCCGTACTGCGCCTGGTCGACCGCATCCGCGCCCGCGGGTGGGGCATCGCCCTGGACGACGTCGGCGCCAACACCGAGACCCTGGCCCTGCTGCCCCTGGTGCAGCCCGACGTCATCAAGCTCGACCTCAGCCTGATCCAGGGCAAGCCCACCGCCCGCATCGCCCGCGTCTTCAACGCCGTCGCCGCCGAGGCCGAGCGGTCCGGCGGCATCGTCCTCGCGGAGGGCATCGAGACCGAGACGCACCTGCGTGCCGCCCTGGCCCTGGGCGCCCAGCTGGGCCAGGGCTGGTACTTCGGCCGGCCCGGCCCGCTGCCCGCCGAGCTGCCGGCCGCCCCGAGCGTGCCCGTGCACGTTCGCCGCCGGCCGGTGGTCGACCCCACCTCGCTCACCTCCTTCGAGCTGGCCGCCCTCGAGCGGCCGGTGCGCACCTCCACCAAGGACCTGCTGGTGGAGGTCTGCAAGCACCTCGAGCGCCAGGCCGCCGACGTCGGCGAGGCGTGCATCCTGCTGGCCGCCTTCCAGTCCGCCGACCGGTTCACCGAGCACACCAAGAAGCGCTACAGCCAGCTCGTCGACGGCGCGGCCTACATCGGGGTGCTCGGGGTGGACATGCCCGACCACGTCGTCCCCGGGGTCCGCGGGGTCGCCCTCGACCCCGACGACCCCCTCGCCCTGGAGTGGGACGTGGTCGTGGTGGGCCCGCACTTCGCCGGCGTGCTGGTGGCCCGGGACACCCCCGACGGCCGCGACGGGGCCGAGCACGTCCTGGAGTACGTGCTGTCCTACGACCGCGACCTGGCCATCACCATCGCCACCGGCCTGATGGCCCGCATGCAGCCCTAG
- a CDS encoding phosphatidylserine decarboxylase, whose product MARRPKPVDPGEQLPTTSVHGLLELARQSIPPLHPAGRPFVLAPAALAVLGRRSRLLRRTGTVAALACAAFFREPTRVPPQRPGLVVAAADGTIALVDTALPPAELGMSEVWGEEPVPRVSVFLSVFDVHVQRIPVAGTVRTVAYRPGRFLSAELPGASEHNERSSLWLHTEDGHDLAVVQIAGLIARRIVCDVVADEQVTRGQTYGMIRFGSRVDVYLPPGSRVLVDVGQRTIGAETVLAELP is encoded by the coding sequence ATGGCCCGCAGACCGAAGCCCGTCGACCCCGGCGAGCAGCTGCCGACCACCAGCGTGCACGGCCTGCTGGAGCTGGCGCGCCAGAGCATCCCTCCGCTGCACCCCGCCGGTCGCCCGTTCGTGCTGGCCCCGGCCGCCCTGGCGGTGCTGGGCCGACGGTCTCGGCTGCTGCGGCGCACCGGCACCGTCGCCGCCCTGGCCTGCGCGGCGTTCTTCCGCGAGCCCACGCGCGTCCCGCCGCAGCGGCCCGGCCTGGTGGTGGCCGCCGCGGACGGCACCATCGCGCTGGTGGACACCGCGCTGCCCCCCGCCGAGCTGGGGATGAGCGAGGTGTGGGGCGAGGAGCCGGTCCCCCGCGTCAGCGTCTTCCTGTCGGTCTTCGACGTGCACGTGCAGCGCATCCCGGTGGCCGGCACCGTGCGCACGGTGGCCTACCGGCCGGGCCGGTTCCTCTCCGCCGAGCTGCCCGGCGCCAGCGAGCACAACGAGCGCTCCTCGCTGTGGCTGCACACCGAGGACGGGCACGACCTGGCCGTGGTGCAGATCGCCGGGCTGATCGCGCGCCGCATCGTCTGCGACGTGGTGGCCGACGAGCAGGTGACCCGCGGGCAGACCTACGGGATGATCCGGTTCGGCTCCCGGGTGGACGTCTACCTGCCGCCGGGCAGCCGGGTGCTGGTGGACGTCGGCCAGCGCACCATCGGCGCCGAGACCGTGCTGGCCGAGCTGCCGTGA
- a CDS encoding GNAT family N-acetyltransferase encodes MPPLPSLGQRVMLRYRLPAGGSHPMTDRLGTLRSLGPLVVVESADGQLTSVAPEQVVALKAVPAAPVSARAIANLEEAAARAWPGLEQQWLGRWLLRAGAGFSNRANTVLVVGPPGVDDAVEQVRAWYAERDLPVRFQVPDRMRFAELGWQPADPVVVLTAPLDPGAAAAPDVQIASAPDAAWLQRYHYRGQPAPDVAAQVVSAVLDGELGFARIGGEHPLAIGRGALTTAPDGTRWLGLNAIEVAAEHRRTGLGRRVCTALLRWGHERGAQRAYLQVAEGNEAALGLYRSMGFTEHHRYRYLSD; translated from the coding sequence GTGCCGCCGCTGCCCTCGCTCGGCCAGCGGGTGATGCTGCGCTACCGGCTGCCTGCTGGCGGCAGTCACCCGATGACCGACCGGCTGGGGACCCTCCGGTCGCTGGGCCCCCTGGTGGTGGTGGAGTCCGCCGACGGCCAGCTGACCAGCGTGGCCCCCGAGCAGGTGGTGGCGCTGAAGGCCGTTCCGGCCGCTCCGGTGAGCGCCCGCGCCATCGCCAACCTGGAGGAGGCCGCGGCGCGCGCCTGGCCCGGGCTGGAGCAGCAGTGGCTGGGCCGGTGGTTGCTGCGCGCCGGTGCGGGCTTCAGCAACCGGGCCAACACGGTGCTGGTGGTGGGCCCGCCCGGCGTGGACGACGCCGTGGAGCAGGTGCGTGCCTGGTACGCCGAGCGGGACCTGCCGGTGCGCTTCCAGGTGCCCGACCGGATGCGCTTCGCCGAGCTGGGCTGGCAGCCGGCCGACCCTGTCGTGGTGCTCACCGCACCCCTTGATCCCGGGGCAGCCGCAGCGCCAGACGTGCAGATCGCCAGCGCACCTGACGCGGCCTGGCTGCAGCGCTACCACTACCGCGGACAACCGGCGCCCGACGTCGCCGCGCAGGTGGTCTCCGCGGTGCTCGACGGCGAGCTCGGCTTCGCCAGGATCGGGGGCGAGCACCCGCTCGCGATCGGGCGCGGCGCGCTCACCACCGCCCCGGACGGCACGAGGTGGCTGGGTCTCAACGCCATCGAGGTGGCGGCGGAGCACCGTCGCACCGGGCTCGGCCGTCGGGTGTGCACCGCCCTGCTGCGGTGGGGCCACGAGCGCGGCGCTCAGCGCGCCTACCTGCAGGTGGCGGAGGGCAACGAGGCGGCGCTGGGCCTGTACCGGTCGATGGGCTTCACCGAGCACCACCGCTACCGCTACCTCAGCGACTAG
- the pssA gene encoding CDP-diacylglycerol--serine O-phosphatidyltransferase produces the protein MSTRRTALNSPGAPLATADERGGRNGVRLLPSVVTVLALCAGLSSLKFALDGELGAALALVGTAAVLDALDGRLARLLDATSRIGAELDSLADAVSFGVAPALVLYVTVLHGTNGGWVVSLLFVVSVVLRLARFNTLLDDTTAPVYEKEFFTGVPSPAGGLLVLLPVALQQQWGEGWWCGTTASLIWMVVVSALVISRVPTLSLKTARVPLRYASFLLMAVGLAFAGLLLFPYLFMVVALVLYAAHIPYAMYRFRWLACNPEAWIVDTPTPRPAIRRSRSTRRLGLRPPRRRGVPAGRRPGAGRH, from the coding sequence GTGAGCACCCGCCGGACGGCGCTGAACAGCCCGGGTGCGCCCCTGGCCACCGCCGACGAGCGCGGTGGGCGCAACGGCGTGCGCCTGCTGCCCAGCGTGGTGACGGTGCTGGCCCTGTGCGCGGGACTGAGCTCGCTGAAGTTCGCTCTCGACGGGGAGCTGGGTGCGGCGCTGGCCCTGGTCGGCACCGCCGCCGTCCTGGACGCCCTGGACGGTCGCCTCGCCCGCCTGCTGGACGCCACCAGCCGCATCGGCGCCGAGCTGGACTCGCTGGCCGACGCGGTCTCCTTCGGGGTGGCACCGGCGCTGGTGCTCTACGTGACGGTGCTGCACGGCACCAACGGCGGCTGGGTGGTCTCGCTGCTGTTCGTGGTGAGCGTGGTGCTGCGCCTGGCGCGGTTCAACACGCTGCTCGACGACACCACGGCACCGGTGTACGAGAAGGAGTTCTTCACCGGCGTGCCCTCCCCCGCCGGCGGGCTGCTGGTGCTGCTGCCGGTGGCGCTGCAGCAGCAGTGGGGCGAGGGCTGGTGGTGCGGCACCACTGCGTCGCTGATCTGGATGGTGGTGGTCTCGGCGCTGGTGATCAGCCGGGTGCCCACCCTGTCGCTGAAGACCGCACGGGTGCCGCTGCGCTACGCCAGCTTCCTGCTGATGGCCGTGGGCCTGGCCTTCGCCGGTCTGCTGCTGTTCCCGTACCTGTTCATGGTGGTGGCGCTGGTGCTCTACGCCGCGCACATCCCCTACGCGATGTACCGCTTCCGCTGGCTGGCCTGCAACCCGGAGGCCTGGATCGTGGACACGCCCACGCCCCGTCCGGCCATCCGGCGCTCGCGCTCCACCCGCCGCCTGGGGCTGCGTCCGCCGCGTCGGCGTGGCGTGCCCGCCGGCCGGCGACCCGGCGCCGGCCGGCACTGA
- a CDS encoding DUF3263 domain-containing protein, producing MDVAASSLPTDGDRVPIAEAPDAEVPAGLTRREHEILSFERQWWKYAGAKEDAIKELFDMSATRYYQVLNALVDTPAALAADPMLVKRLRRLRASRQKARAARRLGFTVT from the coding sequence ATGGACGTCGCAGCTTCGAGCCTGCCCACCGACGGGGACCGGGTCCCCATCGCCGAGGCGCCCGACGCCGAGGTCCCCGCGGGACTGACCCGGCGCGAGCACGAGATCCTCAGCTTCGAGCGCCAGTGGTGGAAGTACGCCGGCGCCAAGGAAGACGCCATCAAGGAGCTCTTCGACATGTCCGCCACCCGCTACTACCAGGTGCTCAACGCCCTGGTGGACACGCCCGCCGCCCTCGCTGCCGACCCCATGCTGGTCAAGCGGCTGCGCCGGCTGCGCGCCAGCCGGCAGAAGGCCCGCGCGGCCCGCCGACTCGGGTTCACGGTCACGTGA
- a CDS encoding GlsB/YeaQ/YmgE family stress response membrane protein, translated as MTEELLAAGIGAGQTSVGVIAYIIIGGLAGWIASKFMGTDAQQGIILNVVVGVVGAIIGGLILQIFGVDVDGGGWWFTFFIALFGAVILLWLVKLVTGRR; from the coding sequence ATGACCGAGGAACTCTTGGCCGCCGGCATCGGCGCCGGCCAGACCAGCGTGGGCGTCATCGCCTACATCATCATCGGCGGCCTGGCGGGGTGGATCGCCAGCAAGTTCATGGGCACCGACGCCCAGCAGGGCATCATCCTGAACGTCGTGGTCGGCGTCGTCGGCGCCATCATCGGCGGCCTCATCCTGCAGATCTTCGGCGTCGACGTCGACGGTGGCGGATGGTGGTTCACCTTCTTCATCGCCCTGTTCGGCGCGGTCATCCTGCTCTGGCTGGTCAAGCTGGTGACCGGTCGGCGCTGA
- a CDS encoding mechanosensitive ion channel family protein: MRVQAIAPLGDITTWLRSSGLLIVLYVLGAILLARFVSWVGQRITDHIDDTSGSSDALVRSEQSKHRHAVAQVITWIAIVLLYCLTAVLVLDALGIPITGLVAPATVLGVALGFGAQRVVQDLLAGFFIIAERQYGFGDVVRISAVGSVTGVTGTVEDVSLRVTRLRSADGEVVIVPNGQVVQVTNLSRDWARAVVDVPLPPSVDITVANEVLHQVGADMYQDPDFQPLLLDEPSVMGVESFTVEQTTVRMVARTLPGRQFEVGRQLRVRVAVALRQHGINVSAAELEAPAAAVRGETADA, translated from the coding sequence GTGAGAGTTCAGGCCATCGCCCCGCTCGGCGACATCACCACGTGGCTGCGCAGCAGCGGCCTGCTCATCGTGCTGTACGTGCTCGGTGCCATCCTGCTGGCCCGCTTCGTCAGCTGGGTCGGGCAGCGCATCACCGACCACATCGATGACACCTCCGGCAGCTCGGACGCGCTGGTCCGCTCGGAGCAGTCCAAGCACCGGCACGCCGTGGCCCAGGTGATCACCTGGATCGCCATCGTGCTGCTCTACTGCCTCACCGCCGTGCTCGTCCTGGACGCGCTGGGCATCCCCATCACCGGCCTGGTGGCTCCGGCGACCGTGCTCGGCGTGGCGCTGGGCTTCGGTGCCCAGCGCGTGGTGCAGGACCTGCTCGCCGGCTTCTTCATCATCGCCGAGCGCCAGTACGGCTTCGGTGACGTGGTGCGGATCTCCGCGGTCGGCTCGGTCACCGGGGTCACCGGCACCGTGGAGGACGTGTCCCTGCGCGTCACCCGGCTGCGCAGCGCCGACGGCGAGGTGGTGATCGTGCCCAACGGGCAGGTGGTGCAGGTGACCAACCTGTCCCGCGACTGGGCCCGCGCGGTGGTCGACGTGCCGCTGCCGCCGTCGGTGGACATCACCGTGGCCAACGAGGTCCTGCACCAGGTGGGCGCCGACATGTACCAGGACCCCGACTTCCAGCCCCTGCTGCTGGACGAGCCGAGCGTGATGGGGGTGGAGAGCTTCACCGTGGAGCAGACGACGGTGCGCATGGTGGCCCGCACCCTGCCGGGCCGGCAGTTCGAGGTCGGCCGCCAGCTGCGGGTGCGGGTGGCCGTGGCGCTGCGCCAGCACGGCATCAACGTCTCCGCCGCCGAGCTGGAGGCCCCCGCCGCCGCCGTCCGGGGGGAGACCGCAGATGCCTAG
- a CDS encoding peptide deformylase: MSILPIRIVGDPVLHTPTAPVEHFDDELHTLIQDMFDTMDAANGVGLAANQVGVGKRLFVYGCPDVDPDDPEHVVMRRGVVVNPTLETSEIPETMPDPDESDEGCLSVPGEGYPTGRADWARVTGVDGDGKPVDIAGHGFFARCLQHEVGHLDGFLYLDVLVGRNQRAAKKMVKRNGWGVPGLSWMPGEVPDPFGH; this comes from the coding sequence GTGTCGATCCTGCCCATCCGCATCGTCGGTGACCCTGTCCTGCACACCCCCACCGCACCCGTCGAGCACTTCGACGACGAGCTGCACACCCTGATCCAGGACATGTTCGACACCATGGACGCGGCCAACGGCGTGGGCCTCGCCGCCAACCAGGTGGGCGTGGGCAAGCGCCTCTTCGTCTACGGCTGCCCGGACGTCGACCCCGACGACCCCGAGCACGTGGTGATGCGCCGCGGCGTGGTGGTCAACCCCACGCTGGAGACCTCGGAGATCCCCGAGACCATGCCCGACCCGGACGAGTCCGACGAGGGCTGTCTCTCGGTGCCCGGCGAGGGCTACCCCACCGGGCGGGCCGACTGGGCGCGCGTCACCGGGGTCGACGGTGACGGCAAGCCGGTGGACATCGCCGGCCACGGCTTCTTCGCCCGCTGCCTGCAGCACGAGGTGGGCCACCTGGACGGCTTCCTCTACCTGGACGTGCTCGTCGGTCGCAACCAGCGGGCCGCCAAGAAGATGGTGAAGCGCAACGGGTGGGGCGTGCCGGGGCTGAGCTGGATGCCCGGCGAGGTTCCCGACCCCTTCGGCCACTAG
- a CDS encoding serine/threonine-protein kinase: MPGQETTDLVGRRLGHYRVDGVIGRGGMSTMYRATDVRLGRTVALKVMAEELAGDAEFRERFVDEARNTSAIDHSHIVPLYDFGDLDGSLFLAMRYVEGQDLAAVLAGGPLAPRRTVNLLSQVAEALDVLHARKLVHLDVKPANVLVTKRESAGREHVYLADFGLTRRGAAGHRTSNGDFLGSPTYAAPEHLRGEHVDGRTDVYSLACVLFACLTGSAPFRGSVDEVIAGHLSGAVPPVSAEAVLPRQLDEVVWRGMAAEPSARPDTCGELMVLAQQALAHVVQPESPPARRVVGAGAAAPAHPSVPPRGTSAPQGAAQPPAHISTLRLRDPSPTRAGSPLVAEPVTEKRWVIPSLVAVALAGLVLLVIGLVALAT; this comes from the coding sequence GTGCCCGGCCAAGAGACCACCGACCTCGTGGGTCGTCGCCTCGGGCACTACCGCGTGGACGGCGTGATCGGGCGGGGCGGGATGAGCACGATGTACCGCGCCACCGACGTCCGGCTGGGCCGCACCGTCGCGCTGAAGGTGATGGCCGAGGAGCTGGCCGGCGACGCGGAGTTCCGGGAGCGCTTCGTCGACGAGGCCCGCAACACCTCGGCGATCGACCACTCCCACATCGTCCCGCTGTACGACTTCGGCGACCTGGACGGCTCGCTGTTCCTGGCCATGCGCTACGTGGAGGGCCAGGACCTGGCCGCGGTGCTCGCCGGCGGTCCGCTGGCGCCGCGCCGCACGGTGAACCTGCTCAGCCAGGTGGCCGAGGCGCTGGACGTGCTGCACGCCCGCAAGCTGGTGCACCTGGACGTCAAGCCGGCCAACGTGCTGGTGACCAAGCGGGAGAGCGCGGGGCGCGAGCACGTCTACCTCGCCGACTTCGGCCTCACCCGCCGCGGCGCGGCCGGGCACCGCACCAGCAACGGCGACTTCCTCGGCTCACCCACCTACGCCGCGCCCGAGCACCTGCGCGGCGAGCACGTGGACGGCCGCACCGACGTGTACTCGCTGGCCTGCGTGCTGTTCGCCTGCCTCACCGGCAGCGCACCCTTCCGCGGGTCGGTGGACGAGGTGATCGCCGGGCACCTCTCCGGCGCGGTGCCCCCGGTCTCCGCCGAGGCGGTGCTGCCCCGCCAGCTCGACGAGGTGGTCTGGCGCGGGATGGCCGCCGAGCCGTCCGCGCGGCCGGACACCTGTGGCGAGCTGATGGTGCTGGCCCAGCAGGCGCTGGCGCACGTGGTGCAGCCGGAGTCCCCGCCCGCCCGTCGGGTGGTCGGTGCTGGGGCAGCCGCGCCGGCCCACCCGTCGGTCCCGCCGCGCGGCACCTCCGCACCGCAGGGCGCCGCGCAGCCGCCGGCGCACATCAGCACGCTGCGGCTGCGCGACCCCTCGCCCACCCGCGCCGGCTCGCCGCTGGTGGCCGAGCCGGTCACGGAGAAGCGGTGGGTGATCCCCAGCCTGGTCGCCGTGGCGCTGGCCGGGCTGGTGCTGCTGGTGATCGGGCTCGTGGCTCTCGCCACCTGA